The Tautonia marina genome segment AGTCCTCGATACGATCGCCGGGGGAGGCGAATGCAAGATCCTGCTCGAAGCCCAGCAGTCGGAGCGACACCCGGATCTGGCGGTCTCCATGACTCCCGCGCCGGTGGAAGGCAATGCGGTCTGGGGACTTTGGATCCCTGAGGTGGTTGTCGAGGTCGTCTCGCCCGGCTCGGAAGCTCGGGACTACCAGGAAAAGCGGGAGGAATATCTGGCGTTCGGAGTCAAGGAGTACTGGATCGTTGATCCGGGAAAACGGTCAATCCTCGTTCTCCGACGCAATCGGGGCCGCTGGGTCGAACAACGGTTCGGGCCGTCAGGGACAATCGAGTCTCCCTTCCTCCCTGGTTTTCAATTCGGGTGTGGGTCGGTCTTCGAGGCGGCAGGCACGTGAGGGCCGAGAGATGGGCACCGTCGAGCATTTCGAGCACACCGCCGACGTGGGGTTCCGGGTCCGGGCGGGTGATCTGACCGACCTGTTTCGCACCGCGG includes the following:
- a CDS encoding Uma2 family endonuclease, which encodes MPKTTVRIGPADHGQRMTLDEFEPAEVMEGYHYELGRGEIVVTDVPRPKHLRVLTAIRRQFAAYDLAHPGVLDTIAGGGECKILLEAQQSERHPDLAVSMTPAPVEGNAVWGLWIPEVVVEVVSPGSEARDYQEKREEYLAFGVKEYWIVDPGKRSILVLRRNRGRWVEQRFGPSGTIESPFLPGFQFGCGSVFEAAGT